Proteins from one Gasterosteus aculeatus chromosome 11, fGasAcu3.hap1.1, whole genome shotgun sequence genomic window:
- the cyb561 gene encoding transmembrane ascorbate-dependent reductase CYB561, whose product MDDPAPCSARSAFPWLVGASQVVGLAAVVLTGVWMGHFRGGFAWDGSGREFNLHPLCMVLGLVFLQGDAILVYRVFRNESKRNVKLLHGIIHLLALIISIIGFVAVFDNHKAAKIPDMYSLHGWCGMATLVLFCVQWVMGLLFFLFPIASSWLRASYLPVHGFCGLGLLVLAIGSSLLGITEKLLFNIMSTYSLFTPEGVLANVLGVLLLCFGVLLAYLTTREEYRRPPNPEEESLSVHFKTLTEGGSPTTP is encoded by the exons ATGGACGATCCGGCCCCGTGTTCCGCGCGATCCGCCTTCCCGTGGCTGGTGGGGGCGTCGCAGGTGGTGGGTCTGGCGGCGGTGGTGCTGACCGGCGTGTGGATGGGCCACTTCCGCGGCGGTTTCGCCTGGGACGGTTCGGGGCGGGAGTTTAACCTGCACCCTCTGTGCATGGTGCTGGGGCTGGTCTTCCTGCAGGGCGACG cCATCCTGGTCTACAGAGTATTTCGAAATGAAAGCAAGAGGAATGTTAAGCTGCTTCATGGCATCATTCACCTTCTGGccctcatcatcagcatcatag gttttgTAGCTGTGTTTGACAACCACAAAGCCGCAAAGATCCCAGACATGTACTCTTTACACGGCTGGTGTGGCATGGCGACCTTAGTCTTATTCTGCGTACAg TGGGTGATGggtttgctttttttcctgtttcctaTTGCATCGTCATGGTTACGAGCCTCTTACCTCCCCGTCCACGGGTTCTGCGGTCTGGGGCTGCTGGTTTTGGCCATCGGGAGCAGCCTGCTCGGCATCACGGAGAAGCTCCTCTTCAACATCAt GTCCACCTACTCTCTCTTCACCCCAGAGGGGGTGCTGGCCAACGTCTTGGGGGTCCTGCTGCTGTGCTTCGGGGTGCTGCTGGCCTACCTGACCACCAGGGAGGAGTACCGGCGTCCGCCCAACCCCGAGGAGGAGTCTCTGTCCGTTCACTTCAAGACCCTGACCGAGGGGGGTTCGCCAACCACGCCGTga